From the Wolbachia endosymbiont of Encarsia formosa genome, the window TGTATCGATAGGCATTTTCTTTATCTATATTAGATAATGTTGCACTGATAGAAAGTATCATACTTTTTGCATTTTCAGGACTCAGCCAAATATGCAAATCTTTTTCATCTTGAATGTGACTAGAAAATGAATGTGTTCGAGCAGGAAGTAGATCGATTGCACTTGATAGCGGTATTAACTTCTTATTTTCTTTAGTGAAAGTTTTAATGAATGTTTCCAAAGAATCATCGATATAAAATATAATATTGCTAGATTCTAATTTACTTGCGTCTGAAGGCCTGAGCATGTAGTTATGTTCAGACACTACTTCGTACATTAGTAGTTCTGGCTTTGAAATTCCATCTGTAACAGAAGCTACAAGTGAGTGTATAGGTTTGATTGTAGCTACAATTTTTAAATTGGATGAAAAGGCACTATTGTAGTATAATGTAAATGAAAGTAATAGAAAAAAAAACAGTAAATGTCTCATATAAATGTTGAGAAAAAGTCAATTTTTGCCAAAAAATTAAGTAGTGTCAATAACTGCATTCTAAAAATAGAAAACCTTACTCTTTCATACGGTAATAAAAAAGTTCTTGATAATATCAACATATCAGTACAAAGAGGAGATATAGTTACAATACTTGGTCCAAATGGCGGAGGTAAAACCTCTTTAGTGAAAGAAGTTGCTGGTATAAATAAAGGTTTTATTGGCAGTATTGTATTCGCTGACAATATAAAAATTAGCTATATGCCACAAAATTTTAGTATTGGTAATTTGATGCCAATAACAGTTGAGTCTTTCCTTTTCAATAGCTCCTCGAAGAAATTGAAGAAAAATCAACCCATTGTTACAGAAGCAATAGAATTGGTTGGTATCGGTAACATTCTAAAAAATCAAGTATTAGAAATCTCTGCAGGACAAACACAATTACTGCTGCTTGCACGCTGTTTAATTTCAGAATCTGATTTGATCATTTTAGATGAGCCAGTCAGTGCAATGGATATTAACGCACGAGCTAAATTTTATGATATTATAAATAAAATCGCAAAAGAACGATCAGTGTCGATTCTCATGACTTCTCATGACCTTAACTCTGCTCTACCATCCTCAGATTACATAATTTGCATAAATAATACTATCTATTATCAAGGTAAACCTGATGAAATTATGGAGATAAATGAAATATTTGGCAGTTACGCAGCGAAATGATTCAAAATATTCTACGCCTTCTGCAAATAACTACAGTGCTAACACGCTACAATGTGTTACCTTATTTACTTCCACCATCAAAAAAATCAATAAATAAAATACAAGGTCATAAACTAAAGCGTGCTCTTGAAAGATTAGGTCCGGTGTTCATTAAATTTGGGCAATCCATTTCATCACGCACTGATATTTTAAATGAGGACATAACAAATAACTTGCTATTGATATGTGATAGATTGCCATCATTTTCGTATAAAATAGCAGTTAAAACTATAGAAAGTGAGTTTAATTGTAAATTAAGCGACATTTTTTCAAGCTTTTCTGAAAAGCCAATTGCAGCAGCATCAATTTCTCAAGTGCATAGAGCAGTTACAACTGCGGGTAAGGAAGTTGCTGTAAAGGTTTTAAGGCCAAATATTGAGAAAACCTTCTCAAGGGATATAAAAATGCTTTCTTGGCTTGCAGGAATTGCAGAAAAATTTAGTGAACAATCAAAAAGGCTGAAGCCAGTTGAATTAGTCAAAACTTTTGCTGAAATTTGCCGATTAGAGTTAGATCTACGTTTTGAGGCTGCCCACTCTTCGGAACTGAAGGAAAATACTAAACATGACAGAGGTTTCTACGTACCTGAAATAGATTGGAGTAGAACTTCAAAAAAGGTTTTAACATTAGAATGGATGGAAGCTATACCAATATACGAAGTTGAAAAGCTGAATAACCGAAAGCAAATAGCTATCAATCTTATAGAATCTTTTTGTAATCAGGTATATAGGGATTGTTTTTTTCATGCTGATATGCATCCTGGAAATTTAATGATCGATAGTAATAACAATATTATTGCCCTGGATTGTGGAATCATGGGTAGAATAGATCGTGAGACATGCTATTACGTTATAGAGATACTCAAAGGCTTTTTAAATAGGGATTATGATCACGTTGCAAAAATGCACTTTAGAGCCGGTTATGTTCCATCACAGCATAGAAATTTTGTTACAGCTTGCAGAGCAATAGGTGAACCCATTGTTGGACAGCCTATACAGAAGATTTCATTTTCTCGATTACTTAATCAGCTATTAAAAATAACTGGTGATTTTGATATGAAAGTTCAAACACAATTGTTATTGCTGCAGAAAACTATGATTTTATTAGAAGGAACATGTAGGAAAGTCTATCCAGAAATCAATATGTGGAAAGTAGTTGAAACATGGATAAACAGTCAACATGAAAGTAAAATAGGGTATAGGGAAAAAATTAAAAGCTCTTATCCCATCAAAACAATCCAAGGAATATTTAGCCTTATAGAAAAATTAAACCTAATAGCTGACAAAAAATTACAGGTGAAAAATAAATCAAATGGAAAAGCCTACTTTTTACTTTGGTCTGTAATTATAATTCTCATCGTTAAACTTTTAATTTCTTGAACTAAAAGATAATAGAAGCAAGTTTACAACAACTATTTCAGTCTTGAAACCACTCAGGTTTACATTCACTCGAATTATCAAGGTATTTTCAGTATGTACAAAAATTTTCAGAAGAGTTTAGACAAGAAGTAAAAACCTTAACTTCATCCTAAACGGATAACATTACCAAGCTCAGTGCTTATCACATCACTCAGTACTGTACTTGCTTTATATGAACAGTAGCATCCAATTGTAAGGAAGACAAATGCAGCTACAGCAAGTGAAATACATATTTCTAAATTCGATATTGTTAAACATGCACCAACAGCAAACGCTCCAAATAACACAAAAGAAGCATAGGCATAGTTACTTTGCCTTCTATTATAAATGTTTGCTTATGAAAGTTTTCTGTTTTTGTTCTTTAAGTCTTGATTTTGATCTTGAAGTTCTGATCTCTCTTGCCTAAAATCCCTTTCTAACTGTGAAATTTTGTTAGTGTCTCTTTCACTTACAGCCTTATTCAGCTCTTGCTCTTTTTTTCTAAGTTGAGTTTTTGTTTTTTTAAGCTCATCTCTAAGGTTTTCAAGTTGACTTTTTTCTCTAGTAAGTCGAACTCCTTGATCAGTGAGAGTGTGAATTCTTTCCTGATTACCCTGCCTTACTTGTCTCAACTCCCTTTCTAACTGTGAAATTTTGTCAGTGTCTCTTGTTCTTTCATCTACGGTCCTATTCAACTCTTTCTCTTTTTCTGCAAGTTGAGCCTTTGTTCTTTCAAGTTCACCTTCAAGGTTTTCAAGTCGCTGCAATTCTTGAGCAATAAACTCATCGTTTATTTCCGGAGCAACATTATGTGCATTTGCTGAAAGCTGTTCCACAGTTGCAGGAAATTTCTCATTTAGATAATTTTTAATAGACTCAATTGGATTATTAACATTCCTCAACGCAGCAGTGACAATTGCACGATTTATAAAGCAGTTATCTTCTACTAATTCTTTTACATCATCCAAATCTTTTCTATTAATAACATCAGTTAATCGCTCTTTCATAGCTCGTTCAATTATTTGCTTCAATCTTGAATTTTGCTCTATAGCTGGTATTGGTTTTGTTTGACTAAAATCTAGCTCCTTATGTTTTAAAATCTTAGTCAATACTTCCTCGTTATCTTGTGTTATTCCTTGTAAACATGATTTGATAATCAGGCTAAGTGGTGTTTCTATTTATCCATTTGAATTTCTTTTCCAACAATTAGGGTTGAGTTCTTGATTTAATAGTCTTTTTACTTCGTTAATGCTTTTACCAGAAAGAACATTTAATAATTGTCTTCCTGTTCGTGCTTTTTGCATTTCTATGATCAAATGCTCAGCACGATTTTGTCTAGCACATTGCTCAGGATTTTGATATGCTTTATTGGTTAGACAAGTACTTATGTTTGGATGACTTAGTAAGAGTTGTAACACTTTCTTTTGTTGAAAGCACATTGCTAGGTGCAAAGCTGTATTGCTATTACTTTGTTCACAAATATTAACATCTATGCTCTGTTGCAGTAGAAGTAACCTAATCATATTCTGATATTCTTTTCTTGTTTCAGAGCCTGCGGATAAATTATTAATTATAGATATCAAAGGTGTCACGCCTTCTTCATTAAACGCATTAACATTCGCACCTTCTGCCAGAGCTAGCTCAAAATCTCCTGGATTTTCACCATCAATAGCTTCAAATAATTTTGTTGTTGATTGTCCTGAAGTTGTTTGATTTTGAGCTCGTAATCCTGTATCATTAACAACACTTCTTCTAAAACCTACATTACTTCTCGAAAGCATACTAAATTCTCCCTAACCTATAATTTATTGACATAATTATAAAAAAAAACAAAGAAAATTGCAAATAATTTAGTTAAAAATTTTAGAACTAATTATGATTCCAAAAATTTTTCTGCATCAAGTGCAGCCATGCACCCTGTACCTGCTGCAACTACTGCCTGGCGATATACCTTATCTTGAACATCACCAGCAGCAAACACCCCTGCCCTACTTGTTAGCGTTGTTCCAGGTTTCGTAATTATATAACCTTGCTGATCCATTTCAACAAAGCCCTTAAAAATACCTGTATTTGGTGCATGCCCAATTGCAATGAACACTCCATCTACTTTCAATTCCTGGGTTTTATTGATGTCTGTCGATTTTATTGTAATGCCAGTAACTTTTTTAGGATTTTCTTCTCCAAGAATCTGCTCTAAGGTATGATTCCATATTACCTTTATCTTATCATCTTTAAAGAGCCTGTCTTGCATTACTTTCTCTGCTCTTAACTTATCACGCCTGTGTATCAGTATAACTTCCTTAGCAAATCGAGTTAAAAATATTGCTTCTTCAACAGCAGTATTTCCACCACCAACCACAGCTACAACTTTATTTCTAAAAAATGCACCATCACAAGTTGCGCATGCCGAAACTCCGTAACCTTGAAATTTCTTTTCACTCTCCAGGCCAAGCCACTTCGCTTGCGCACCAGCTGCGATTATAATTGCACTCGAATAGTAGTCACTAGCATTACCACAAGATCTAAATCTATACTCATTAGAATCCTCAAGTTGTTCAACGCTTTTTATTTCGTCATCTATTATCCTTGCCCCCACCTTCTCTGCATGCAACCTCTTTTGTTCCATGAGTTCTGGACCTTGTATAGAAATAAAACCTGGATAGTTTTCAACATCCGTAGTAATTGTAAGCTGACCACCAGGTTGCATTCCTGTTACTACAATTGGCTCTAAATTTGCACGTGCTGCATATATAGCAGCAGCATAACCCGCTACTCCAGATCCAATAATAAGAACTTTTGTACTCAATTTATAATTCTGCACTGTGTGAGTTTAGATAATCAGCCACTCCTTCATCGCTTGCCTGCATTGCTGGCTTACCTTTTTTCCACCCTGCTGGACATACTTCACCATGCTCTTCATTATGTTTTATTGCATCAATAATTCTAATAAACTCATCGATATTACGCCCTAAAGGAAAATCATTTATCGATTGATGACGTACAACAAATTTATCATCAATAACAAAAGTTGCTCTTAGTGCAATTGAGTCATCATATAAGACCCCATAGTCTCTTGATATAGACTTTTTGATATCAGACACTAAATTGTAGCTAACCTCTCCAATACCACCATC encodes:
- a CDS encoding zinc ABC transporter substrate-binding protein, with protein sequence MRHLLFFFLLLSFTLYYNSAFSSNLKIVATIKPIHSLVASVTDGISKPELLMYEVVSEHNYMLRPSDASKLESSNIIFYIDDSLETFIKTFTKENKKLIPLSSAIDLLPARTHSFSSHIQDEKDLHIWLSPENAKSMILSISATLSNIDKENAYRYNTNAEGAIREIDQEVEKITKELDELKNQKYIVTHDAYQYFEKYFDLSYPSAILSIEEDSYIGMKSLMKLKKVMKEENVKCIVSHSREDSIKPNVFSSDVKMVILDPIGSDVEPGKDAYLDIISSIAQNFKSCFAE
- a CDS encoding metal ABC transporter ATP-binding protein, with protein sequence MSHINVEKKSIFAKKLSSVNNCILKIENLTLSYGNKKVLDNINISVQRGDIVTILGPNGGGKTSLVKEVAGINKGFIGSIVFADNIKISYMPQNFSIGNLMPITVESFLFNSSSKKLKKNQPIVTEAIELVGIGNILKNQVLEISAGQTQLLLLARCLISESDLIILDEPVSAMDINARAKFYDIINKIAKERSVSILMTSHDLNSALPSSDYIICINNTIYYQGKPDEIMEINEIFGSYAAK
- the ubiB gene encoding 2-polyprenylphenol 6-hydroxylase produces the protein MIQNILRLLQITTVLTRYNVLPYLLPPSKKSINKIQGHKLKRALERLGPVFIKFGQSISSRTDILNEDITNNLLLICDRLPSFSYKIAVKTIESEFNCKLSDIFSSFSEKPIAAASISQVHRAVTTAGKEVAVKVLRPNIEKTFSRDIKMLSWLAGIAEKFSEQSKRLKPVELVKTFAEICRLELDLRFEAAHSSELKENTKHDRGFYVPEIDWSRTSKKVLTLEWMEAIPIYEVEKLNNRKQIAINLIESFCNQVYRDCFFHADMHPGNLMIDSNNNIIALDCGIMGRIDRETCYYVIEILKGFLNRDYDHVAKMHFRAGYVPSQHRNFVTACRAIGEPIVGQPIQKISFSRLLNQLLKITGDFDMKVQTQLLLLQKTMILLEGTCRKVYPEINMWKVVETWINSQHESKIGYREKIKSSYPIKTIQGIFSLIEKLNLIADKKLQVKNKSNGKAYFLLWSVIIILIVKLLIS
- the trxB gene encoding thioredoxin-disulfide reductase; this encodes MQNYKLSTKVLIIGSGVAGYAAAIYAARANLEPIVVTGMQPGGQLTITTDVENYPGFISIQGPELMEQKRLHAEKVGARIIDDEIKSVEQLEDSNEYRFRSCGNASDYYSSAIIIAAGAQAKWLGLESEKKFQGYGVSACATCDGAFFRNKVVAVVGGGNTAVEEAIFLTRFAKEVILIHRRDKLRAEKVMQDRLFKDDKIKVIWNHTLEQILGEENPKKVTGITIKSTDINKTQELKVDGVFIAIGHAPNTGIFKGFVEMDQQGYIITKPGTTLTSRAGVFAAGDVQDKVYRQAVVAAGTGCMAALDAEKFLES
- a CDS encoding peroxiredoxin, with product MNLVTKSAIDFTASAVLASGKIVDDFCLSKHIKDKYAVLFFYPLDFTFVCPTELISFSNKIEDFSKRDVEVIGISIDSKFSHYKWRNTPVNDGGIGEVSYNLVSDIKKSISRDYGVLYDDSIALRATFVIDDKFVVRHQSINDFPLGRNIDEFIRIIDAIKHNEEHGEVCPAGWKKGKPAMQASDEGVADYLNSHSAEL